From the Pseudarthrobacter sp. MM222 genome, one window contains:
- a CDS encoding DUF5719 family protein, with protein sequence MHKESGDGENAGHEAAEQDGSKPASRRAADSAAPAGRQRRPRGGTVAGVLSALVLVAAGGGLVSAASLSPQGPGSSRQLDAPLAAVPAGSSVGVCPGPARLLEGTPVGTDPQFSPESGTANTVVNAVVLGSTAGELPGSRLASLKGKTLVELAKAADPSAPDTPAAKPAAGSPVLLAGVVPQRPVDAVSVLSADAQANRQASAGALMSYTAGDGDLRGSAAAACQQPANDLWLVGANTALGRTAVLNLTNASTTPATVSLDLYGAKGLIQAPGSRGLLVAPGTTRSVILAGLAPGQQRLGVRVRSAGGPVAAVIQQSVLRGLTPGGVDFIVPGTAPAVRQVIAGVDIQDPAALATLTAKPGFADAGPSLQIAVPGSADAVVAIKLYGRDGQKALPGGGVVKATAGSVTEVSLAGVPAGYYTVEASSDVSFTAAARVTKGLASEDAADLAWSPASARLGSQHVVPLPTTGDRYLVFGAPDGRATISYTPITADGKIRSAAAADMAGGTTASIKVPADVDGSPVVGYLLSAAGEAAYGAVLLQQDGTQDISTVAVAPGAAGQEQVPVTLGY encoded by the coding sequence ATGCATAAGGAATCCGGCGACGGCGAGAACGCCGGCCACGAAGCCGCGGAACAGGATGGATCAAAGCCGGCCAGCCGACGGGCAGCCGACTCGGCGGCGCCGGCGGGACGGCAACGCCGTCCGCGCGGCGGCACGGTGGCCGGCGTCCTGTCCGCCCTTGTGCTGGTTGCAGCGGGCGGCGGGCTCGTGTCGGCGGCCTCGCTGTCGCCGCAGGGCCCCGGCAGCAGCAGGCAGCTCGACGCGCCGCTGGCCGCCGTCCCCGCCGGCAGCAGCGTCGGCGTTTGTCCGGGTCCCGCGCGGCTGCTGGAAGGCACCCCGGTAGGCACCGATCCGCAGTTCAGTCCCGAATCTGGCACCGCAAACACCGTTGTGAACGCCGTGGTGCTCGGCTCCACCGCGGGAGAGCTCCCCGGCAGCCGGCTCGCCTCGCTGAAGGGCAAGACCCTGGTTGAGCTCGCTAAGGCCGCCGACCCGTCCGCGCCGGATACGCCCGCCGCCAAGCCCGCCGCCGGTTCGCCCGTGCTGCTGGCCGGGGTGGTACCGCAGCGCCCCGTCGACGCCGTCAGCGTCCTGAGCGCGGATGCCCAGGCGAACCGGCAGGCCTCCGCCGGTGCCCTGATGAGTTACACGGCCGGGGACGGCGACCTTCGCGGTTCAGCCGCCGCGGCCTGCCAGCAGCCGGCGAACGATCTGTGGCTGGTCGGCGCGAACACCGCGCTCGGCCGGACTGCCGTCCTGAACCTCACCAACGCCTCGACCACCCCGGCCACAGTCAGCCTCGACCTGTACGGCGCGAAGGGCCTGATCCAGGCCCCCGGAAGCCGGGGTCTCCTCGTTGCCCCCGGCACCACCCGCTCGGTCATCCTGGCCGGCCTGGCCCCGGGACAGCAACGGCTCGGCGTCCGGGTGCGCAGCGCCGGCGGTCCGGTGGCCGCCGTCATCCAGCAAAGCGTGCTGCGCGGACTCACCCCGGGCGGGGTGGACTTCATCGTGCCGGGAACCGCTCCCGCCGTCCGCCAGGTGATCGCCGGCGTGGATATCCAGGACCCCGCCGCGCTGGCGACCCTGACTGCGAAACCGGGTTTCGCGGATGCCGGACCATCACTGCAAATCGCGGTGCCCGGATCCGCCGACGCCGTCGTGGCCATCAAGCTCTACGGCCGCGACGGGCAGAAGGCCCTGCCCGGTGGCGGCGTCGTGAAGGCGACGGCCGGCTCGGTCACCGAAGTCTCGCTGGCCGGTGTGCCGGCTGGCTATTACACGGTCGAAGCCAGCTCGGACGTCTCCTTCACCGCTGCCGCCCGGGTCACCAAGGGGCTCGCCTCCGAGGATGCCGCGGATCTCGCCTGGTCCCCGGCCTCGGCCAGGCTCGGAAGCCAGCACGTCGTGCCCCTACCCACCACCGGGGACCGCTATCTGGTCTTCGGGGCCCCGGACGGGCGGGCCACGATCTCCTACACGCCGATTACGGCCGACGGAAAGATCCGATCGGCCGCCGCCGCGGACATGGCCGGCGGCACCACGGCCTCCATTAAGGTGCCCGCCGACGTGGACGGTTCGCCGGTCGTCGGGTATCTGCTCTCCGCCGCCGGCGAGGCGGCCTATGGCGCCGTGCTGCTGCAGCAGGACGGCACGCAGGACATCTCAACGGTCGCGGTGGCGCCCGGTGCCGCCGGCCAGGAACAGGTCCCGGTCACGCTGGGATACTGA
- a CDS encoding TIGR03089 family protein, with product MSIPAFDLMTALRSGQSTSPRLTWYGPEGERVELSGRVLDNWVAKTSNLLQDELDAEPGTRLRLDLPAHWKSLILALAAWQLGMELVLDAGEADLLATADPGPAAAQGAYDAVLAVALPALAMRWPGELPSGAVDYAAEVRSHGDVFMPHIEPEASRPALLTTAGTAHTHGGLLDGFAALQDEAQRLLVPAADGLEAALARSLGAWKHDGSVVLVHPDVEVTDKLLSAERVDT from the coding sequence ATGAGCATCCCGGCATTCGATCTGATGACAGCCCTGCGCTCCGGCCAGTCCACCTCGCCGCGGCTCACCTGGTACGGACCGGAGGGCGAGCGCGTGGAGCTCTCCGGCCGGGTCCTGGACAACTGGGTGGCTAAAACCAGCAACCTCCTGCAGGACGAGCTCGACGCCGAGCCCGGAACGCGGCTCCGGCTGGACCTGCCCGCGCACTGGAAGTCCCTGATCCTCGCCCTCGCGGCCTGGCAGCTGGGGATGGAGCTGGTGCTCGACGCGGGCGAAGCGGACCTGCTGGCCACCGCCGACCCCGGCCCCGCCGCCGCCCAAGGTGCGTACGACGCCGTCCTGGCGGTGGCGCTGCCCGCCCTCGCCATGCGCTGGCCGGGCGAACTACCGAGCGGCGCCGTCGACTACGCTGCGGAAGTGCGGTCCCATGGTGACGTGTTTATGCCGCACATCGAGCCGGAAGCCTCCCGCCCGGCCCTGCTGACCACCGCCGGGACTGCCCACACGCACGGCGGCCTGCTGGACGGGTTCGCGGCACTGCAGGACGAAGCCCAGCGGCTGCTGGTGCCCGCCGCGGACGGCCTCGAGGCGGCCCTGGCCCGTTCTCTGGGCGCCTGGAAGCACGACGGTTCGGTGGTGCTGGTGCACCCCGACGTCGAAGTGACGGACAAGCTGCTCAGCGCCGAACGGGTCGACACCTAG
- the purE gene encoding 5-(carboxyamino)imidazole ribonucleotide mutase — MGSDSDWPVMEAAAEALAEFGIPFEADVVSAHRMPAEMIRYGQTAHQRGLRVIIAGAGGAAHLPGMLASVTPLPVIGVPVPLKTLDGMDSLLSIVQMPAGVPVATVSIAGARNAGLLAVRILASGTDSLAVQLRADLVEFAQELNDVASRKGANLRQKVSEVFADGNVVPRGSR; from the coding sequence ATGGGCTCCGACTCGGACTGGCCCGTGATGGAGGCCGCCGCCGAGGCCCTCGCCGAATTCGGCATCCCCTTTGAGGCCGACGTCGTCTCCGCCCACCGCATGCCCGCCGAAATGATCCGCTACGGGCAGACGGCGCACCAGCGCGGACTGCGGGTCATTATTGCCGGAGCGGGCGGCGCAGCGCACCTGCCCGGCATGCTCGCGTCCGTCACGCCGCTTCCCGTGATCGGCGTGCCCGTGCCGCTCAAGACGCTCGACGGCATGGATTCCCTGCTGTCCATCGTGCAGATGCCCGCGGGCGTTCCGGTCGCCACCGTGTCCATCGCAGGTGCGCGCAACGCCGGATTGCTGGCCGTGCGGATCCTGGCGTCGGGCACGGACAGCCTGGCCGTCCAGCTCCGGGCAGACCTTGTTGAGTTCGCCCAGGAACTCAACGACGTCGCCTCGCGCAAAGGCGCCAACCTCCGCCAAAAAGTGAGCGAAGTGTTCGCCGACGGAAACGTCGTTCCGCGGGGCAGCCGTTAA
- a CDS encoding DUF3499 domain-containing protein encodes MGAIRLCSRSACRNSAVATLTYVYADSTAVLGPLATYAEPHCYDLCEQHAGSLTVPRGWEVLRLAMPATPAGPGPDDLLALANAVREAASRPRASDPVPGQRSAHPALEAPAAAEGTRRGHLRILREPS; translated from the coding sequence GTGGGTGCCATTCGTCTTTGTTCAAGGTCAGCCTGCCGCAATTCGGCGGTGGCCACTTTGACGTACGTCTATGCGGACTCCACCGCAGTGCTGGGGCCCCTGGCCACCTACGCCGAACCGCACTGCTATGACCTGTGCGAGCAGCATGCCGGATCCCTGACCGTCCCGCGTGGCTGGGAAGTCCTTCGGCTGGCCATGCCGGCAACCCCGGCGGGGCCCGGCCCGGACGACCTGCTGGCGCTGGCAAACGCCGTCCGCGAGGCAGCTTCGCGTCCCCGCGCGTCGGACCCGGTCCCGGGCCAGCGGAGCGCGCACCCCGCCCTGGAGGCGCCCGCCGCGGCGGAAGGCACCCGCAGGGGGCACCTGCGCATTTTGCGCGAACCATCGTGA
- a CDS encoding 5-(carboxyamino)imidazole ribonucleotide synthase: MMAPAATALGFELRVLAEAEDVSAVSAVANAPVGDYTDLDHLLEFSRGVDVLTFDHEHVPTEHLRALIRAGVNVHPGPDALVNAQDKLVMRAAIDRLELPNPRWAAVADLAELIAFGDDTGWPVVLKTPRGGYDGKGVRIIDSAEDAAGAAAWFDAMTPLLAEAKVEFSRELSALVARTPDGESRAWPVVHTIQVDGVCDEVIAPALDIPLEVAAAAENAAIRIATELGVTGVMAVELFETPGIGAGFLINELAMRPHNTGHWTQDGSVTSQFEQHLRAILNLPLGATDVLGPVVVMKNFLGGDNQDLFSAFPAALASEPAAKVHCYGKAVRPGRKIGHVNLVGTSTAEVGSVRARATTVANIISTGRAQASMPSVLSEETA, translated from the coding sequence ATGATGGCCCCGGCAGCCACTGCCCTGGGCTTCGAGCTCCGCGTCCTTGCCGAAGCTGAGGATGTCTCGGCGGTCTCCGCCGTGGCTAACGCCCCGGTCGGTGATTACACCGACCTGGACCATCTCCTCGAGTTCTCCCGGGGCGTGGATGTCCTGACGTTCGACCACGAGCATGTCCCCACCGAGCACCTGCGTGCCCTGATCCGGGCCGGCGTGAACGTCCACCCGGGCCCGGATGCCCTGGTCAACGCCCAGGACAAACTGGTGATGCGCGCCGCCATCGACCGGCTGGAACTGCCCAACCCGCGCTGGGCCGCCGTCGCTGACCTGGCGGAGCTCATTGCCTTCGGGGACGACACCGGCTGGCCCGTGGTCCTGAAAACCCCGCGGGGCGGCTATGACGGCAAGGGCGTGCGGATCATCGATTCCGCCGAGGACGCCGCGGGGGCCGCCGCATGGTTCGACGCGATGACTCCGCTGCTGGCCGAGGCCAAGGTGGAGTTCAGCCGCGAACTCTCAGCCCTCGTTGCCCGGACCCCGGATGGCGAGTCCCGTGCGTGGCCTGTGGTGCACACGATCCAGGTCGACGGCGTATGCGACGAAGTCATTGCCCCTGCCCTGGACATCCCGCTCGAGGTGGCCGCCGCGGCGGAAAACGCCGCTATCCGGATCGCCACCGAGCTGGGCGTCACCGGTGTCATGGCCGTTGAACTGTTCGAAACCCCGGGCATCGGCGCAGGCTTCCTGATCAATGAACTCGCCATGCGCCCGCACAACACCGGCCACTGGACGCAGGATGGCTCGGTCACGAGCCAGTTCGAACAGCACCTCCGTGCCATCCTCAACTTGCCGCTGGGCGCCACGGACGTCCTCGGACCCGTCGTCGTCATGAAGAATTTCCTCGGCGGCGACAACCAGGACCTCTTCTCCGCCTTCCCCGCTGCCCTCGCCAGCGAGCCCGCCGCCAAGGTCCACTGTTACGGTAAGGCCGTGCGGCCGGGCCGGAAGATCGGCCATGTCAACCTCGTCGGCACGTCCACGGCTGAGGTCGGGTCCGTCAGGGCACGGGCCACCACCGTGGCCAACATCATCAGCACCGGACGGGCTCAGGCCAGCATGCCATCAGTACTTTCCGAGGAGACCGCATGA
- a CDS encoding metallopeptidase family protein — protein sequence MQSSHQDPGFTVRLADPAAAAGDVSAAPAGSGRGAAPRGFRQRRRNRHGRGLRGELMLPTLPAYRTRSERFDDFVLDSAQRLHDIWGKPLDGVRFAVDEIPPGLEQLVADGAPAPMGAYSPATEEEGPVITLFRLVVEQACGSREELQDLVHDVVVERTAEMLGVPPESLDPVYRRRY from the coding sequence ATGCAGTCATCGCACCAAGATCCGGGTTTTACGGTCCGCTTGGCTGACCCCGCCGCCGCAGCCGGCGACGTTTCCGCTGCCCCGGCCGGTTCCGGTCGCGGCGCCGCGCCAAGGGGATTCCGGCAGCGGCGCAGGAACAGGCACGGGCGCGGCCTTCGGGGCGAACTCATGCTGCCCACCCTGCCGGCATACCGGACACGCTCCGAGCGCTTCGACGATTTCGTCCTCGACTCGGCCCAGCGGCTCCATGACATCTGGGGCAAACCGCTGGACGGCGTGCGCTTCGCCGTGGACGAGATCCCTCCGGGCCTGGAACAACTCGTTGCGGATGGTGCCCCTGCCCCGATGGGAGCTTACAGCCCGGCGACTGAGGAAGAGGGTCCGGTCATTACGCTCTTCCGGCTCGTCGTCGAACAGGCCTGCGGCAGCCGGGAGGAACTGCAGGACCTCGTGCACGACGTCGTCGTGGAGCGCACGGCCGAGATGCTTGGCGTGCCGCCCGAATCCCTCGACCCGGTGTACCGCCGCCGCTACTGA
- a CDS encoding GtrA family protein, which yields MNITLTERMRGLASLFWREVAKFGAVGGVAFVIDNGLTYYLMHGPMTDSEAKARLVGASVATIFSWIANRFWTFRHRRQDNVVREFLMFILINGIGIGISTGFTALAKYAFGVTDKNMLFAAGIAGILVATVVRFFAYRFLVFNKELDEEPEFSHDHEIIERHPHPHTPDGVRVPEPKVKDPELPGHQS from the coding sequence ATGAATATTACACTTACTGAGCGCATGCGCGGGCTGGCCTCGCTGTTTTGGCGCGAAGTGGCCAAGTTCGGTGCCGTGGGCGGTGTTGCGTTCGTCATAGACAACGGACTCACGTATTACCTGATGCACGGGCCGATGACCGACAGCGAGGCCAAGGCCCGACTCGTGGGCGCCAGCGTCGCCACGATCTTCTCCTGGATTGCCAACCGCTTCTGGACGTTCCGCCACCGCCGCCAGGACAATGTGGTGCGCGAGTTCCTGATGTTCATCCTCATCAACGGCATCGGCATCGGCATCTCCACCGGATTCACCGCGCTCGCCAAGTACGCGTTCGGTGTCACGGACAAGAACATGCTCTTCGCCGCCGGCATCGCCGGCATCCTCGTGGCAACAGTGGTGCGTTTCTTCGCTTACCGCTTCCTGGTGTTCAACAAGGAACTCGACGAAGAGCCGGAGTTCTCCCACGACCACGAAATCATCGAACGGCACCCGCACCCGCACACCCCCGACGGCGTCCGGGTACCGGAGCCGAAGGTCAAGGATCCGGAGCTGCCCGGCCACCAGTCCTAG
- a CDS encoding WhiB family transcriptional regulator yields MGLAERIHEDAVVAGQATAKYRSRGVPSDWYVDPADPDAADRYNEHARDSLQDQATAFLAAHELLAGNPDQDNDLHDPPMELQTLHAGTTAQPVWIGLPSQQDFDDEGELGWQTDALCAQTDPEAFFPEKGGSTRDAKKVCGACNVRSQCLEYALSNDERFGIWGGLSERERRRLRKRAV; encoded by the coding sequence ATGGGGCTTGCAGAGCGTATCCATGAAGATGCCGTAGTTGCCGGCCAGGCGACGGCGAAATACCGTTCGCGCGGCGTGCCGAGTGATTGGTACGTAGATCCGGCCGACCCGGACGCAGCAGACCGCTACAACGAACACGCCAGGGACTCACTCCAGGACCAGGCCACGGCCTTCCTCGCGGCGCACGAACTTCTGGCCGGTAACCCGGACCAGGATAACGATCTGCACGACCCGCCGATGGAACTGCAGACCCTCCACGCAGGAACCACCGCGCAGCCGGTCTGGATCGGATTGCCGTCCCAGCAGGACTTCGACGATGAAGGTGAGCTCGGCTGGCAGACGGATGCGCTCTGTGCGCAGACGGACCCGGAGGCGTTCTTCCCCGAGAAGGGCGGCTCCACCCGCGACGCCAAGAAGGTCTGCGGCGCATGCAATGTACGTTCGCAGTGCCTCGAGTACGCCCTGTCCAACGACGAGCGTTTCGGGATCTGGGGCGGTCTCTCCGAGCGGGAGCGCCGCCGGCTTAGGAAGCGAGCAGTCTAA
- a CDS encoding Trm112 family protein, which yields MPNLSPELLSVLRCPVTGSALVQEGEELVATAADDSGAKPRYRIEDGIPLLLPPELLPAATAAPSDQHDAGPRAAG from the coding sequence ATGCCGAATCTCAGTCCTGAGCTCTTGTCTGTCCTCCGATGCCCCGTCACTGGATCCGCCCTGGTCCAGGAGGGCGAGGAGCTCGTCGCGACGGCGGCAGACGATTCCGGCGCGAAGCCGCGCTACCGCATCGAGGACGGTATCCCGCTGCTGCTGCCGCCGGAGCTGCTCCCGGCTGCCACCGCTGCGCCCTCCGACCAGCACGACGCCGGGCCCCGCGCCGCGGGTTAG
- a CDS encoding glycosyltransferase family 2 protein: MVSHDGGDFLPRTLAALAGQTRPADAVIGVDTGSRDHSAALLEQALGKANVTHFEQPRSGMGAAVAAGLSALAPWHTATGTAAATGAAAEGGADQPGTDWIWLLHDDAAPAPEALAELLHAVERAPSVTVAGCKQLDWHAERHLIDVGLSTSRWAERLTLIDADELDQGQYDGRTDTFAVNSAGMLVRRDVWEDLGGFDPALPGSGDDIDFCWRNRLAGHRVVVVPTAKMFHVSHRPHALGNAKAARKAQVHLRLKHAAGWQVPLHAAGALLGSLFKLVLSIAVKDPGHGFSQLLATLVALGRPAAVVRGRRNAAKSRRIRRSVIKGLQTPRREVWAHRRSLMEALGADDAADGLAGDELADEPSGDSSQDFAALATSERGWVGNGALLAVLVTTAASLLGLLNVFRADAVSGGALIPVSLRLAEIWTHASSWWISLGAGLPGHGDPFDYVLWILGVLGAGDANAAVLWLLILAMPLSALGAWLAAGALTQRRRLRLAAAFFWACAPALQVALNQGRVGALLAHVMMPLLVLALLRATGTAVGRGRYAAPAPGEKRFTEKPPVKPGINGTPSWTAAAAAGLALAVVTAAAPALLVPAIVVVILCGVLLGRRGRTVWWALLPSAALFVPFALSVLDRPRALLADPGLPLGFDAAPLWQQALGQPVRFAADGGLTGLPVFGGSAGGPLVPWALLLALLIGLPVLLLAIAALFLPGRRARVARWLFAGSVLMLAGGWLAGHVATGAGAGVLVTPFTGSAVSAAAFGILGAALLGTEGLLDAAGRAAAATAGRRILIRATAAAATVLLLAGPLAGLTAWAAQNLLQPGTPVAASAAAGSLGTPRLVQPATPRALPATAIDRGEGPEQARTLIISITGDGGFDATLMRGAGTTLDALSAVAAARSIQGAPGNETVRDDDAVAGSLRSVVATIVAGQGVDPREDLERLGVGFVVLRASDTAAQLTSSRMDAVPGLVAVGKTDAGWLWRISPLNQPVIEASDVAHRVRIVDGAGAAIELLPSEAVSAGAPVPAGPEGRLVVLAERADPGWTAWLDGRRLTATASGWAQAFTLPAEGGQLSIRYEAPWALWAGIAQAIVIGLTALLAIPMPARRPNTGLSRDEGSLRKEHQHA, translated from the coding sequence GTGGTCTCCCACGACGGCGGTGACTTCCTCCCCAGGACCCTGGCGGCGCTGGCGGGCCAGACCCGGCCGGCGGATGCTGTTATCGGCGTCGACACCGGTTCCCGTGACCATTCCGCGGCTCTCCTGGAACAGGCGTTGGGCAAGGCCAACGTCACGCACTTCGAGCAGCCCCGGAGCGGCATGGGCGCCGCCGTGGCAGCCGGGCTCAGCGCCCTCGCACCATGGCACACGGCCACCGGCACCGCCGCGGCCACCGGCGCCGCCGCGGAGGGCGGCGCCGACCAGCCCGGCACGGACTGGATCTGGCTGCTGCACGACGACGCCGCCCCGGCCCCCGAGGCCCTCGCCGAACTGCTGCACGCCGTGGAACGGGCCCCGTCGGTCACTGTCGCGGGCTGTAAACAACTCGACTGGCATGCCGAACGGCACCTGATCGACGTCGGGCTGTCCACCAGCCGCTGGGCTGAGCGGCTGACCCTGATCGACGCTGACGAACTCGACCAGGGCCAGTACGACGGCCGCACCGACACGTTCGCCGTTAATTCCGCCGGCATGCTCGTCCGCCGGGATGTCTGGGAGGATCTCGGAGGTTTTGACCCCGCGCTTCCCGGCAGCGGCGACGACATCGACTTCTGCTGGCGCAACCGGCTGGCCGGACACCGGGTGGTGGTGGTCCCGACCGCCAAAATGTTCCACGTTTCGCATCGCCCCCACGCGCTGGGCAACGCGAAGGCGGCCCGCAAGGCCCAGGTCCATCTGCGGCTCAAGCATGCGGCCGGCTGGCAGGTCCCGCTGCACGCGGCAGGCGCCCTCCTGGGAAGCCTTTTCAAACTTGTCCTAAGCATCGCCGTCAAAGACCCGGGCCACGGTTTCTCCCAGTTGCTTGCAACCTTGGTCGCCCTCGGACGCCCCGCAGCGGTGGTCCGAGGCCGCCGCAACGCAGCCAAGTCCCGCCGCATCCGCCGCTCCGTCATCAAGGGACTCCAGACACCGCGGCGCGAGGTCTGGGCCCACCGGCGCTCCCTGATGGAAGCCCTGGGAGCCGATGACGCCGCCGATGGCCTCGCCGGCGACGAGTTGGCCGACGAACCCAGCGGGGACTCATCGCAGGACTTCGCTGCCCTCGCCACCTCCGAGCGCGGCTGGGTGGGCAACGGTGCGCTGCTCGCCGTGCTCGTCACCACCGCCGCATCCCTGCTCGGGCTGCTCAACGTGTTCCGGGCCGACGCGGTCTCGGGCGGTGCGCTGATTCCGGTCTCGCTCCGGCTGGCCGAGATCTGGACCCATGCCTCCAGCTGGTGGATCAGCCTCGGTGCCGGACTCCCCGGCCACGGCGACCCCTTCGATTACGTGCTCTGGATCTTGGGCGTCCTTGGCGCCGGAGATGCCAACGCGGCGGTCCTCTGGCTGCTCATCCTCGCCATGCCGCTGTCCGCGCTCGGTGCCTGGCTGGCTGCCGGCGCACTGACGCAACGACGCCGGCTCCGCCTGGCAGCCGCTTTCTTCTGGGCCTGCGCACCGGCCCTTCAGGTGGCACTCAACCAGGGCCGCGTCGGCGCATTGTTGGCCCACGTGATGATGCCACTGCTGGTCCTCGCGTTGCTGCGCGCCACCGGCACGGCCGTCGGACGCGGGCGATATGCAGCTCCCGCACCGGGGGAGAAGCGCTTTACCGAGAAGCCTCCCGTCAAGCCCGGCATCAACGGAACCCCCTCCTGGACCGCGGCCGCCGCAGCCGGGCTCGCGCTCGCCGTCGTCACCGCGGCGGCCCCCGCCCTGCTGGTACCCGCCATCGTGGTGGTCATTCTGTGCGGCGTGCTCCTCGGCCGCCGGGGCCGCACGGTGTGGTGGGCACTGCTGCCCAGCGCGGCGCTCTTTGTACCCTTTGCCCTTTCCGTTCTCGACCGGCCGCGGGCCCTGCTGGCCGATCCGGGCCTGCCTTTGGGCTTCGACGCCGCGCCGCTCTGGCAGCAGGCGCTGGGCCAGCCGGTCCGGTTCGCCGCGGACGGCGGCCTCACCGGCCTTCCGGTCTTCGGCGGCAGCGCCGGCGGCCCGCTTGTGCCATGGGCCCTGCTGCTCGCCCTGCTGATCGGGCTGCCCGTCCTGCTGCTCGCGATCGCCGCGCTCTTCCTGCCCGGACGCCGCGCACGCGTGGCCCGGTGGCTCTTTGCGGGGTCAGTGCTCATGCTGGCCGGCGGCTGGCTCGCCGGGCACGTCGCCACCGGGGCCGGTGCCGGCGTCCTGGTCACTCCCTTCACCGGATCCGCCGTATCCGCCGCCGCGTTCGGAATCCTTGGCGCCGCCCTGCTCGGAACCGAAGGTCTGCTGGACGCCGCCGGCCGGGCCGCAGCAGCGACGGCCGGACGCAGGATCCTGATCCGCGCCACCGCCGCCGCCGCCACGGTCCTGCTGCTCGCCGGACCGCTCGCCGGACTCACGGCGTGGGCGGCGCAGAACCTCCTGCAGCCCGGGACCCCCGTTGCGGCGTCCGCCGCCGCGGGAAGCCTCGGCACCCCGCGGCTGGTCCAGCCGGCGACGCCCCGCGCCCTCCCGGCTACGGCGATCGACCGCGGCGAGGGCCCGGAACAGGCCCGGACCCTGATCATCTCCATCACCGGAGACGGCGGCTTCGATGCCACCCTGATGCGCGGTGCCGGTACCACCCTGGATGCGCTGTCCGCCGTCGCCGCGGCCCGGTCCATCCAGGGGGCGCCGGGGAACGAAACAGTCCGCGACGACGACGCCGTCGCCGGGTCCCTGCGCAGCGTGGTGGCGACGATCGTGGCCGGACAGGGAGTGGATCCCCGTGAAGACCTGGAACGGCTCGGAGTCGGCTTCGTGGTCCTGCGGGCTTCGGACACGGCGGCCCAGCTCACTTCCAGCCGGATGGACGCGGTCCCCGGGCTGGTCGCCGTCGGCAAGACCGACGCCGGCTGGCTGTGGCGGATCAGCCCCCTGAACCAGCCGGTCATCGAAGCCTCCGACGTCGCGCACCGCGTACGGATCGTCGACGGCGCCGGTGCGGCCATCGAACTGTTGCCCTCTGAAGCGGTGTCCGCCGGAGCCCCGGTCCCTGCCGGGCCGGAAGGCCGCCTCGTCGTACTCGCCGAACGCGCCGACCCGGGCTGGACTGCCTGGCTCGACGGCCGCCGCCTGACCGCCACGGCCTCGGGCTGGGCGCAGGCCTTCACCCTGCCGGCCGAGGGCGGCCAGCTGAGCATCCGCTACGAGGCGCCGTGGGCCCTCTGGGCGGGCATAGCCCAGGCCATCGTGATTGGCCTGACCGCCCTGCTCGCCATTCCCATGCCGGCGCGCCGGCCGAACACCGGGCTCTCACGGGACGAAGGCTCCCTGCGTAAGGAACATCAGCATGCATAA